A part of Candidatus Hydrogenedens sp. genomic DNA contains:
- a CDS encoding DUF2851 family protein has translation MATGLCEIYVENTRPRISVLREGIHEYEIQQAWLRNITSDREWQTQEGHQVRILSPGYPNAYGGPDFKDALLEINGLAFRGDVEIHQEAGDWYQHGHHKDSRYDRVLLHIVLSQEKNFTTAITSKGHAIPTLILPLFYQDKKFYFTENIQPSKHTSSLEIPPCLEHIQFDYEVFVRVLAQQRVFNRIEQMRNRFREVSLDELIYEFLFYGMGMGTKYAPLYLKLARYIPYPKAKEQLKEDPRILESVLLHAIGYLQTGVNRRNPYALVLEDIRKQYGQDCSPIENLQEDNSYIISSVYPNANPALRIAFMVSFLSKIEGSLSEFLYSLANRYISTNPSWIFWENVFYVYHYYWSYYNNWEMKRNQTPHALMGRERMYSILGNIWVPFFLFSIQEGLWGQREEKIWDMYYHLPGENNHWLLKRMKKHAEFLFSRKSLRFFEQQALIQWYKTGCSIHPQCIDCPWQKGLY, from the coding sequence GGGACATCAGGTCCGTATTTTATCCCCCGGATACCCTAATGCGTATGGGGGACCGGATTTCAAAGATGCTTTGCTGGAAATCAATGGATTGGCTTTTCGGGGTGATGTAGAAATTCATCAAGAAGCGGGGGATTGGTATCAACACGGACATCATAAAGATAGCCGATATGACCGCGTTCTTTTACATATTGTTTTATCTCAAGAAAAAAATTTTACCACAGCCATTACTTCCAAAGGTCATGCTATACCAACCTTAATATTGCCTTTATTTTATCAAGATAAAAAATTTTATTTTACAGAAAATATTCAGCCCTCCAAACATACTTCCTCTTTAGAAATCCCTCCCTGCCTCGAACATATTCAGTTTGATTATGAAGTTTTCGTTCGCGTACTGGCTCAACAACGGGTTTTTAATCGGATAGAGCAGATGCGGAACCGTTTCCGTGAAGTATCCCTTGACGAACTTATTTATGAATTTCTTTTCTATGGTATGGGAATGGGAACGAAATATGCCCCTTTATATCTGAAATTGGCACGATATATTCCCTATCCCAAGGCAAAGGAACAATTAAAAGAAGATCCGCGTATTTTAGAATCTGTTTTATTACACGCGATAGGATATCTTCAAACAGGGGTAAATCGAAGAAATCCCTACGCTTTAGTTTTGGAAGATATTCGAAAGCAATATGGACAGGATTGTTCTCCTATCGAAAATCTTCAAGAAGATAATTCATACATCATATCTTCGGTATATCCTAACGCCAACCCTGCGTTACGAATTGCCTTCATGGTAAGTTTCTTATCAAAAATAGAAGGTTCCCTATCCGAATTTTTATATTCTCTGGCAAATCGTTATATCTCAACAAACCCTTCCTGGATTTTTTGGGAAAATGTGTTTTATGTCTATCATTACTATTGGTCTTATTATAATAACTGGGAAATGAAAAGAAATCAGACCCCACATGCTCTCATGGGAAGAGAACGGATGTATTCTATATTAGGTAATATATGGGTTCCCTTTTTCTTGTTTAGTATTCAGGAAGGACTCTGGGGACAAAGAGAAGAAAAAATATGGGATATGTATTATCACTTACCCGGTGAAAACAATCACTGGTTGTTAAAAAGAATGAAGAAACATGCCGAATTTTTATTTTCACGGAAGTCTCTGAGATTTTTTGAACAACAGGCATTAATTCAATGGTACAAAACAGGTTGTTCCATTCATCCTCAATGTATAGATTGTCCCTGGCAAAAAGGACTTTATTAA